In Sebastes fasciatus isolate fSebFas1 chromosome 15, fSebFas1.pri, whole genome shotgun sequence, a genomic segment contains:
- the eapp gene encoding E2F-associated phosphoprotein isoform X6, which yields MNKLNKPQEFDSYELEEPSDEERAEDSSEDELEVLLNGTPEQKKKLIREYLTGESESSSGDEFEKEMEAELSSTIKTIEGTWAPSAAGGEGGGGGGGGGGGGGGGGGAPGLPNAEMYDEVYFDSDSEGEDTPSSSTGRKRRQRVILTNDELLYDPDEDDRDQAWVDARRRRYDCRKRPAAGSRSQSRQALGLPSSDAILNCPACMTTLCLDCQRHEKYRTQYRAMFVMNCVVKKDEVLRYKTQQETKQRKRRRGQKTETPMEETPNPTPAGMDADEVYHPVQCTECSTEVAVFDKDEVYHFFNILASHC from the exons ATGAACAAACTGAATAAACCGCAGGAGTTTGACTCGTATGAGCTCGAGGAGCCGAGCGACGAGGAGAGAGCGGAGGACAG TTCGGAGGACGAGCTGGAGGTGCTGCTGAACGGGACTccggagcagaagaagaagctgatCAGAGAGTACCTGACGGGGGAGAGCGAGTCGTCCAGCGGGGATGAGTTCGAGAAGGAGATGGAGGCCGAGCTCAGCTCCACCATCAAGACCATAGAGGGAACCTGGGCACCATCAGCAGCAG gaggagaaggaggaggaggtggtggtggtggcggtggtggcggtggcggcggcggtggcgcTCCTGGACTTCCTAACGCAGAGATGTACGATGAGGTGTACTTTGATTCTGACTCCGAGGGGGAGGACACACCAA GCAGCTCCACTGGCCGGAAGCGGAGACAGCGGGTCATACTGACCAATGACGAGCTGCTGTACGACCCCGACGAGGACGACAGGGACCAGGCCTGGGTGgacgccaggaggagacg GTATGACTGCAGGAAGCGACCGGCTGCAGGGTCTCGGTCGCAGTCTCGTCAGGCTCTGGGTTTACCGAGCAGCGACGCCATCCTCAACTGTCCCGCCTGCATGACGACGCTCTGCCTGGACTGTCAGAG GCATGAAAAGTACCGGACGCAGTACCGAGCCATGTTCGTCATGAACTGCGTGGTGAAGAAAGACGAGGTTTTGCGCTACAAAACCCAGCAGGAGACgaaacagaggaagaggaggaggggacagAAGACGGAGACGCCGATGGAGGAAACCCCCAACCCGACGCCGGCGGGGATGGACGCCGATGAGGTTTACCACCCGGTTCAGTGCACCGAGTGCTCCACTGAGGTGGCCGTGTTCGATAAAGACGAGGTCTACCACTTCTTCAACATCCTGGCCAGCCACTGCTGA
- the eapp gene encoding E2F-associated phosphoprotein isoform X2: MNKLNKPQEFDSYELEEPSDEERAEDSSEDELEVLLNGTPEQKKKLIREYLTGESESSSGDEFEKEMEAELSSTIKTIEGTWAPSAAGGGGGGGGEGGGGGGGGGGGGGGGGGAPGLPNAEMYDEVYFDSDSEGEDTPSSSTGRKRRQRVILTNDELLYDPDEDDRDQAWVDARRRRYDCRKRPAAGSRSQSRQALGLPSSDAILNCPACMTTLCLDCQRHEKYRTQYRAMFVMNCVVKKDEVLRYKTQQETKQRKRRRGQKTETPMEETPNPTPAGMDADEVYHPVQCTECSTEVAVFDKDEVYHFFNILASHC, translated from the exons ATGAACAAACTGAATAAACCGCAGGAGTTTGACTCGTATGAGCTCGAGGAGCCGAGCGACGAGGAGAGAGCGGAGGACAG TTCGGAGGACGAGCTGGAGGTGCTGCTGAACGGGACTccggagcagaagaagaagctgatCAGAGAGTACCTGACGGGGGAGAGCGAGTCGTCCAGCGGGGATGAGTTCGAGAAGGAGATGGAGGCCGAGCTCAGCTCCACCATCAAGACCATAGAGGGAACCTGGGCACCATCAGCAGCAG gaggaggaggaggaggaggaggagaaggaggaggaggtggtggtggtggcggtggtggcggtggcggcggcggtggcgcTCCTGGACTTCCTAACGCAGAGATGTACGATGAGGTGTACTTTGATTCTGACTCCGAGGGGGAGGACACACCAA GCAGCTCCACTGGCCGGAAGCGGAGACAGCGGGTCATACTGACCAATGACGAGCTGCTGTACGACCCCGACGAGGACGACAGGGACCAGGCCTGGGTGgacgccaggaggagacg GTATGACTGCAGGAAGCGACCGGCTGCAGGGTCTCGGTCGCAGTCTCGTCAGGCTCTGGGTTTACCGAGCAGCGACGCCATCCTCAACTGTCCCGCCTGCATGACGACGCTCTGCCTGGACTGTCAGAG GCATGAAAAGTACCGGACGCAGTACCGAGCCATGTTCGTCATGAACTGCGTGGTGAAGAAAGACGAGGTTTTGCGCTACAAAACCCAGCAGGAGACgaaacagaggaagaggaggaggggacagAAGACGGAGACGCCGATGGAGGAAACCCCCAACCCGACGCCGGCGGGGATGGACGCCGATGAGGTTTACCACCCGGTTCAGTGCACCGAGTGCTCCACTGAGGTGGCCGTGTTCGATAAAGACGAGGTCTACCACTTCTTCAACATCCTGGCCAGCCACTGCTGA
- the eapp gene encoding E2F-associated phosphoprotein isoform X4, giving the protein MNKLNKPQEFDSYELEEPSDEERAEDSSEDELEVLLNGTPEQKKKLIREYLTGESESSSGDEFEKEMEAELSSTIKTIEGTWAPSAAGGGGGGEGGGGGGGGGGGGGGGGGAPGLPNAEMYDEVYFDSDSEGEDTPSSSTGRKRRQRVILTNDELLYDPDEDDRDQAWVDARRRRYDCRKRPAAGSRSQSRQALGLPSSDAILNCPACMTTLCLDCQRHEKYRTQYRAMFVMNCVVKKDEVLRYKTQQETKQRKRRRGQKTETPMEETPNPTPAGMDADEVYHPVQCTECSTEVAVFDKDEVYHFFNILASHC; this is encoded by the exons ATGAACAAACTGAATAAACCGCAGGAGTTTGACTCGTATGAGCTCGAGGAGCCGAGCGACGAGGAGAGAGCGGAGGACAG TTCGGAGGACGAGCTGGAGGTGCTGCTGAACGGGACTccggagcagaagaagaagctgatCAGAGAGTACCTGACGGGGGAGAGCGAGTCGTCCAGCGGGGATGAGTTCGAGAAGGAGATGGAGGCCGAGCTCAGCTCCACCATCAAGACCATAGAGGGAACCTGGGCACCATCAGCAGCAG gaggaggaggaggaggagaaggaggaggaggtggtggtggtggcggtggtggcggtggcggcggcggtggcgcTCCTGGACTTCCTAACGCAGAGATGTACGATGAGGTGTACTTTGATTCTGACTCCGAGGGGGAGGACACACCAA GCAGCTCCACTGGCCGGAAGCGGAGACAGCGGGTCATACTGACCAATGACGAGCTGCTGTACGACCCCGACGAGGACGACAGGGACCAGGCCTGGGTGgacgccaggaggagacg GTATGACTGCAGGAAGCGACCGGCTGCAGGGTCTCGGTCGCAGTCTCGTCAGGCTCTGGGTTTACCGAGCAGCGACGCCATCCTCAACTGTCCCGCCTGCATGACGACGCTCTGCCTGGACTGTCAGAG GCATGAAAAGTACCGGACGCAGTACCGAGCCATGTTCGTCATGAACTGCGTGGTGAAGAAAGACGAGGTTTTGCGCTACAAAACCCAGCAGGAGACgaaacagaggaagaggaggaggggacagAAGACGGAGACGCCGATGGAGGAAACCCCCAACCCGACGCCGGCGGGGATGGACGCCGATGAGGTTTACCACCCGGTTCAGTGCACCGAGTGCTCCACTGAGGTGGCCGTGTTCGATAAAGACGAGGTCTACCACTTCTTCAACATCCTGGCCAGCCACTGCTGA
- the eapp gene encoding E2F-associated phosphoprotein isoform X1, translating to MNKLNKPQEFDSYELEEPSDEERAEDSSEDELEVLLNGTPEQKKKLIREYLTGESESSSGDEFEKEMEAELSSTIKTIEGTWAPSAAGGGGGGGGGEGGGGGGGGGGGGGGGGGAPGLPNAEMYDEVYFDSDSEGEDTPSSSTGRKRRQRVILTNDELLYDPDEDDRDQAWVDARRRRYDCRKRPAAGSRSQSRQALGLPSSDAILNCPACMTTLCLDCQRHEKYRTQYRAMFVMNCVVKKDEVLRYKTQQETKQRKRRRGQKTETPMEETPNPTPAGMDADEVYHPVQCTECSTEVAVFDKDEVYHFFNILASHC from the exons ATGAACAAACTGAATAAACCGCAGGAGTTTGACTCGTATGAGCTCGAGGAGCCGAGCGACGAGGAGAGAGCGGAGGACAG TTCGGAGGACGAGCTGGAGGTGCTGCTGAACGGGACTccggagcagaagaagaagctgatCAGAGAGTACCTGACGGGGGAGAGCGAGTCGTCCAGCGGGGATGAGTTCGAGAAGGAGATGGAGGCCGAGCTCAGCTCCACCATCAAGACCATAGAGGGAACCTGGGCACCATCAGCAGCAG gaggaggaggaggaggaggaggaggagaaggaggaggaggtggtggtggtggcggtggtggcggtggcggcggcggtggcgcTCCTGGACTTCCTAACGCAGAGATGTACGATGAGGTGTACTTTGATTCTGACTCCGAGGGGGAGGACACACCAA GCAGCTCCACTGGCCGGAAGCGGAGACAGCGGGTCATACTGACCAATGACGAGCTGCTGTACGACCCCGACGAGGACGACAGGGACCAGGCCTGGGTGgacgccaggaggagacg GTATGACTGCAGGAAGCGACCGGCTGCAGGGTCTCGGTCGCAGTCTCGTCAGGCTCTGGGTTTACCGAGCAGCGACGCCATCCTCAACTGTCCCGCCTGCATGACGACGCTCTGCCTGGACTGTCAGAG GCATGAAAAGTACCGGACGCAGTACCGAGCCATGTTCGTCATGAACTGCGTGGTGAAGAAAGACGAGGTTTTGCGCTACAAAACCCAGCAGGAGACgaaacagaggaagaggaggaggggacagAAGACGGAGACGCCGATGGAGGAAACCCCCAACCCGACGCCGGCGGGGATGGACGCCGATGAGGTTTACCACCCGGTTCAGTGCACCGAGTGCTCCACTGAGGTGGCCGTGTTCGATAAAGACGAGGTCTACCACTTCTTCAACATCCTGGCCAGCCACTGCTGA
- the eapp gene encoding E2F-associated phosphoprotein isoform X5 has product MNKLNKPQEFDSYELEEPSDEERAEDSSEDELEVLLNGTPEQKKKLIREYLTGESESSSGDEFEKEMEAELSSTIKTIEGTWAPSAAGGGEGGGGGGGGGGGGGGGGGAPGLPNAEMYDEVYFDSDSEGEDTPSSSTGRKRRQRVILTNDELLYDPDEDDRDQAWVDARRRRYDCRKRPAAGSRSQSRQALGLPSSDAILNCPACMTTLCLDCQRHEKYRTQYRAMFVMNCVVKKDEVLRYKTQQETKQRKRRRGQKTETPMEETPNPTPAGMDADEVYHPVQCTECSTEVAVFDKDEVYHFFNILASHC; this is encoded by the exons ATGAACAAACTGAATAAACCGCAGGAGTTTGACTCGTATGAGCTCGAGGAGCCGAGCGACGAGGAGAGAGCGGAGGACAG TTCGGAGGACGAGCTGGAGGTGCTGCTGAACGGGACTccggagcagaagaagaagctgatCAGAGAGTACCTGACGGGGGAGAGCGAGTCGTCCAGCGGGGATGAGTTCGAGAAGGAGATGGAGGCCGAGCTCAGCTCCACCATCAAGACCATAGAGGGAACCTGGGCACCATCAGCAGCAG gaggaggagaaggaggaggaggtggtggtggtggcggtggtggcggtggcggcggcggtggcgcTCCTGGACTTCCTAACGCAGAGATGTACGATGAGGTGTACTTTGATTCTGACTCCGAGGGGGAGGACACACCAA GCAGCTCCACTGGCCGGAAGCGGAGACAGCGGGTCATACTGACCAATGACGAGCTGCTGTACGACCCCGACGAGGACGACAGGGACCAGGCCTGGGTGgacgccaggaggagacg GTATGACTGCAGGAAGCGACCGGCTGCAGGGTCTCGGTCGCAGTCTCGTCAGGCTCTGGGTTTACCGAGCAGCGACGCCATCCTCAACTGTCCCGCCTGCATGACGACGCTCTGCCTGGACTGTCAGAG GCATGAAAAGTACCGGACGCAGTACCGAGCCATGTTCGTCATGAACTGCGTGGTGAAGAAAGACGAGGTTTTGCGCTACAAAACCCAGCAGGAGACgaaacagaggaagaggaggaggggacagAAGACGGAGACGCCGATGGAGGAAACCCCCAACCCGACGCCGGCGGGGATGGACGCCGATGAGGTTTACCACCCGGTTCAGTGCACCGAGTGCTCCACTGAGGTGGCCGTGTTCGATAAAGACGAGGTCTACCACTTCTTCAACATCCTGGCCAGCCACTGCTGA
- the eapp gene encoding E2F-associated phosphoprotein isoform X3 — protein sequence MNKLNKPQEFDSYELEEPSDEERAEDSSEDELEVLLNGTPEQKKKLIREYLTGESESSSGDEFEKEMEAELSSTIKTIEGTWAPSAAGGGGGGGEGGGGGGGGGGGGGGGGGAPGLPNAEMYDEVYFDSDSEGEDTPSSSTGRKRRQRVILTNDELLYDPDEDDRDQAWVDARRRRYDCRKRPAAGSRSQSRQALGLPSSDAILNCPACMTTLCLDCQRHEKYRTQYRAMFVMNCVVKKDEVLRYKTQQETKQRKRRRGQKTETPMEETPNPTPAGMDADEVYHPVQCTECSTEVAVFDKDEVYHFFNILASHC from the exons ATGAACAAACTGAATAAACCGCAGGAGTTTGACTCGTATGAGCTCGAGGAGCCGAGCGACGAGGAGAGAGCGGAGGACAG TTCGGAGGACGAGCTGGAGGTGCTGCTGAACGGGACTccggagcagaagaagaagctgatCAGAGAGTACCTGACGGGGGAGAGCGAGTCGTCCAGCGGGGATGAGTTCGAGAAGGAGATGGAGGCCGAGCTCAGCTCCACCATCAAGACCATAGAGGGAACCTGGGCACCATCAGCAGCAG gaggaggaggaggaggaggagaaggaggaggaggtggtggtggtggcggtggtggcggtggcggcggcggtggcgcTCCTGGACTTCCTAACGCAGAGATGTACGATGAGGTGTACTTTGATTCTGACTCCGAGGGGGAGGACACACCAA GCAGCTCCACTGGCCGGAAGCGGAGACAGCGGGTCATACTGACCAATGACGAGCTGCTGTACGACCCCGACGAGGACGACAGGGACCAGGCCTGGGTGgacgccaggaggagacg GTATGACTGCAGGAAGCGACCGGCTGCAGGGTCTCGGTCGCAGTCTCGTCAGGCTCTGGGTTTACCGAGCAGCGACGCCATCCTCAACTGTCCCGCCTGCATGACGACGCTCTGCCTGGACTGTCAGAG GCATGAAAAGTACCGGACGCAGTACCGAGCCATGTTCGTCATGAACTGCGTGGTGAAGAAAGACGAGGTTTTGCGCTACAAAACCCAGCAGGAGACgaaacagaggaagaggaggaggggacagAAGACGGAGACGCCGATGGAGGAAACCCCCAACCCGACGCCGGCGGGGATGGACGCCGATGAGGTTTACCACCCGGTTCAGTGCACCGAGTGCTCCACTGAGGTGGCCGTGTTCGATAAAGACGAGGTCTACCACTTCTTCAACATCCTGGCCAGCCACTGCTGA
- the eapp gene encoding E2F-associated phosphoprotein isoform X7: MNKLNKPQEFDSYELEEPSDEERAEDSSEDELEVLLNGTPEQKKKLIREYLTGESESSSGDEFEKEMEAELSSTIKTIEGTWAPSAAGEGGGGGGGGGGGGGGGGGAPGLPNAEMYDEVYFDSDSEGEDTPSSSTGRKRRQRVILTNDELLYDPDEDDRDQAWVDARRRRYDCRKRPAAGSRSQSRQALGLPSSDAILNCPACMTTLCLDCQRHEKYRTQYRAMFVMNCVVKKDEVLRYKTQQETKQRKRRRGQKTETPMEETPNPTPAGMDADEVYHPVQCTECSTEVAVFDKDEVYHFFNILASHC, from the exons ATGAACAAACTGAATAAACCGCAGGAGTTTGACTCGTATGAGCTCGAGGAGCCGAGCGACGAGGAGAGAGCGGAGGACAG TTCGGAGGACGAGCTGGAGGTGCTGCTGAACGGGACTccggagcagaagaagaagctgatCAGAGAGTACCTGACGGGGGAGAGCGAGTCGTCCAGCGGGGATGAGTTCGAGAAGGAGATGGAGGCCGAGCTCAGCTCCACCATCAAGACCATAGAGGGAACCTGGGCACCATCAGCAGCAG gagaaggaggaggaggtggtggtggtggcggtggtggcggtggcggcggcggtggcgcTCCTGGACTTCCTAACGCAGAGATGTACGATGAGGTGTACTTTGATTCTGACTCCGAGGGGGAGGACACACCAA GCAGCTCCACTGGCCGGAAGCGGAGACAGCGGGTCATACTGACCAATGACGAGCTGCTGTACGACCCCGACGAGGACGACAGGGACCAGGCCTGGGTGgacgccaggaggagacg GTATGACTGCAGGAAGCGACCGGCTGCAGGGTCTCGGTCGCAGTCTCGTCAGGCTCTGGGTTTACCGAGCAGCGACGCCATCCTCAACTGTCCCGCCTGCATGACGACGCTCTGCCTGGACTGTCAGAG GCATGAAAAGTACCGGACGCAGTACCGAGCCATGTTCGTCATGAACTGCGTGGTGAAGAAAGACGAGGTTTTGCGCTACAAAACCCAGCAGGAGACgaaacagaggaagaggaggaggggacagAAGACGGAGACGCCGATGGAGGAAACCCCCAACCCGACGCCGGCGGGGATGGACGCCGATGAGGTTTACCACCCGGTTCAGTGCACCGAGTGCTCCACTGAGGTGGCCGTGTTCGATAAAGACGAGGTCTACCACTTCTTCAACATCCTGGCCAGCCACTGCTGA
- the sptssa gene encoding serine palmitoyltransferase small subunit A has protein sequence MALGDCWKQLSWFYYQYLLVTALYMLEPWERTVFNSLLISVAGMAVYTGYVFMPQHIMAILHYFEVVQ, from the exons ATGGCTCTGGGTGACTGTTGGAAGCAGTTATCCTGGTTCTACTACCAGTACCTGCTGGTGACGGCGCTCTACATGCTGGAGCCGTGGGAGAGGACCGTGTTCA actccCTACTGATCTCCGTGGCCGGCATGGCCGTTTACACCGGCTACGTCTTCATGCCGCAGCACATCATGGCTATCCTGCACTACTTCGAGGTCGTCCAATGA